The Verrucomicrobiota bacterium genomic interval CGGAAGCGATGAAGCGATCGTTCCTGGGCGCGGCGGTTGGGGCGGGGGTGGTGTACGCGATGTTGCGGCTGGGCAAACTGTTGTTTGGACGGCAGCGCATCACCTTGCCCGCTGCTTCCAAACTTGTCTTCACCGAGACCGAGCTTGTGCTCCCGGATCAGCGGGTGCCTTTCGAGGACATTTTCTACCGGAAGTCGGACACGGTTGTGCTGCGGGCGGCGAAGTTGGATCTGCCGGACCGGTGTTACCGCGATGTGGAAGTGAGGCTCTCGCCCGAACGATTGCGCATTGGCGAGGAAGAGCTCCTGCCTGAATCCGTGCCTCACATGGAAGCGGAGACCACTCAATTGGTGCTGCCCCGGGAGGCGATGGGTTTGGGGGATGTGAAGTTCATGGGCGCGATCGGGGCCTTTCTCGGGTGGCAAGCCACCTTGTTCTCGCTGATGTTTAGTGCTCTCTTCGGATCTCTGGTGGGGGTGACGGCGATCGTGTGCGGCCGAAGGGACTGGTCGAGCCGGATTCCCTATGGTCCTTATATTGCCGCCGCGGCGGTGGCTTGGATCTTTCTTCCGGTTCGATTTCAGGGTCATTGGAACGATTACTTGGATATTGTGGCCTACGTGATGAGGCAACTCTTCTGGCCGGGTTCGCTGCCCGGGGGAAGAGGATGACCCTAGTCCGAATATTTCATG includes:
- a CDS encoding prepilin peptidase, which encodes MTPYYPLPFHFVTGVFFIFGSMVGSFLNVCIHRMPRGESVVRPRSRCPHCGYSIPWALNVPLVTWLFLRGRCRSCQEPIAARYFLVELLTAMMFAVCWIRFGSVSIGLPVVMALLIAAFIVATFIDLEHYIIPDEITLGGVIAGLFFSFWVPAMHQAETAAEAMKRSFLGAAVGAGVVYAMLRLGKLLFGRQRITLPAASKLVFTETELVLPDQRVPFEDIFYRKSDTVVLRAAKLDLPDRCYRDVEVRLSPERLRIGEEELLPESVPHMEAETTQLVLPREAMGLGDVKFMGAIGAFLGWQATLFSLMFSALFGSLVGVTAIVCGRRDWSSRIPYGPYIAAAAVAWIFLPVRFQGHWNDYLDIVAYVMRQLFWPGSLPGGRG